A stretch of the Corynebacterium maris DSM 45190 genome encodes the following:
- the metG gene encoding methionine--tRNA ligase, whose translation MTETNNVLVCVAWPYANGPRHIGHVAGFGVPSDVFARYQRMSGANVLMVSGTDEHGTPLLVQADKEGVTVQDLADRYNRQIVEDLAGLGLSYDLFTRTTTRNHYAVVQELFTGLYENGYMIKETTLGAVSPSTGRTLPDRYIEGTCPICGATDARGDQCDDCGNQLDPSELIDPRSKIDGEAPKFVETEHFLLDLPSLAQALREWLEARQDWRPNVLQFSLNLLDDMRPRAMTRDIDWGVPVPVDGWQDNNAKKLYVWFDAVIGYLSASIEWAHRTGDDDAWKTWWQDPATQSFYFMGKDNITFHSQIWPAELLGYAGKGTKGGKAHEYGDLNLPTEVVSSEFLTMSGSKFSSSKGVVIYVKDFLAEFGPDPLRYFIAVAGPENHDTDFTWDEFVRRINNELANGWGNLVNRTVSMAHKNFGEVPAAGELTDADRKILALAEETFTTAGENLAAAKFKNAISAIMHLVGEANAYIAEMEPWKLAKAEADRERLGTVLHTALQVVADANTMLTPFLPHTAQKVHETLGRDGVWAALPEVKEVVDDAPVEPVGAGLPDPGQSYPVITGDYTVEQARWERTEVVAGTELSKPKPLVAKLDPELAETGPEWAPVQK comes from the coding sequence ATGACTGAGACCAACAACGTTCTTGTGTGCGTCGCGTGGCCGTACGCCAACGGCCCCCGCCACATCGGCCATGTCGCCGGATTCGGCGTCCCTTCGGATGTTTTCGCCCGTTATCAGCGAATGTCCGGCGCGAACGTCCTCATGGTCTCCGGCACCGACGAGCACGGCACCCCGCTGCTGGTCCAGGCGGACAAAGAAGGCGTCACCGTCCAGGACCTGGCGGACCGCTACAACCGTCAGATCGTCGAGGACCTCGCGGGATTGGGCCTGTCCTACGACCTGTTCACCCGCACCACCACCCGCAACCACTACGCCGTGGTCCAAGAGCTGTTCACCGGCCTGTACGAGAACGGGTACATGATCAAGGAGACCACCCTCGGCGCGGTGTCTCCGAGCACGGGGCGCACCCTGCCGGACCGCTACATCGAGGGCACCTGCCCGATCTGCGGCGCCACCGATGCCCGCGGCGACCAGTGCGACGACTGCGGCAACCAGCTCGACCCCTCCGAACTGATCGACCCGCGCTCCAAGATCGACGGGGAAGCCCCGAAGTTCGTCGAGACGGAACACTTCCTGCTCGACCTGCCGTCGCTGGCCCAGGCGCTGCGCGAATGGCTGGAGGCCCGTCAGGACTGGCGCCCCAACGTCCTGCAGTTCTCCCTGAACCTGCTCGACGACATGCGCCCGCGCGCCATGACCCGCGACATCGACTGGGGCGTGCCCGTCCCGGTCGACGGCTGGCAGGACAACAACGCCAAGAAGCTCTACGTGTGGTTCGACGCCGTCATCGGCTATCTCTCCGCCTCCATCGAGTGGGCGCACCGCACCGGCGACGACGACGCCTGGAAGACCTGGTGGCAGGACCCGGCCACCCAGTCCTTCTACTTCATGGGCAAGGACAACATCACCTTCCACTCCCAGATCTGGCCGGCGGAACTGCTCGGTTACGCGGGCAAGGGGACCAAGGGCGGCAAGGCCCACGAATACGGCGACCTGAACTTGCCCACGGAGGTCGTCTCCTCGGAGTTCCTGACGATGTCCGGCTCGAAGTTCTCCTCGTCCAAGGGCGTGGTCATCTACGTCAAGGACTTCCTCGCCGAGTTCGGCCCGGATCCGCTGCGCTACTTCATCGCCGTCGCCGGCCCGGAGAACCACGACACCGACTTCACCTGGGACGAGTTCGTCCGCCGCATCAACAACGAGCTGGCCAACGGCTGGGGCAACCTGGTCAACCGCACCGTGTCCATGGCGCACAAGAACTTCGGCGAGGTGCCCGCCGCGGGAGAACTGACCGACGCGGACCGTAAGATCCTGGCGCTGGCGGAGGAGACCTTCACCACCGCCGGCGAGAACCTGGCCGCCGCCAAGTTCAAAAACGCCATCTCCGCGATCATGCACCTGGTCGGCGAGGCCAACGCCTACATCGCCGAGATGGAGCCGTGGAAGCTGGCCAAGGCCGAGGCCGACCGCGAGCGTCTGGGCACCGTCTTGCACACCGCCCTGCAGGTCGTCGCCGACGCCAACACCATGCTGACCCCGTTTTTGCCGCACACCGCACAGAAGGTCCACGAGACCCTCGGCCGCGACGGCGTGTGGGCGGCGCTGCCGGAGGTCAAGGAGGTCGTCGACGACGCCCCGGTGGAGCCGGTGGGCGCGGGCCTGCCCGATCCGGGCCAGAGCTACCCGGTGATCACCGGCGATTACACCGTCGAACAGGCCCGGTGGGAACGCACCGAGGTCGTCGCCGGCACCGAGCTGTCGAAGCCGAAGCCGCTGGTGGCCAAGCTCGACCCCGAGCTCGCCGAAACCGGCCCGGAATGGGCCCCGGTGCAGAAGTAG